A single genomic interval of Oryzomonas sagensis harbors:
- a CDS encoding ATP-binding protein, with translation MNNTTDRFEALLERVDRLIDGMMPAAAAPPDCEHYLAFRWERTGERGRLAPVTSPHLFDLNELVGIDDIKEEVVRNTTQFVEGLPANNVLLWGERGCGKSSLVKGLLKPFASRGLRIVELKRWDIMSLPHITSMLREAPYRFLLFCDDLSFDEGEGDFRALKTLLDGDIEERPGNVLIYATSNRRHLMPERMEDNTGALEIHPEEAVGEKLALADRFGLSFGFYSLDQDEYLDVVRYYAARRGLGVKDGELCDLAVKWSLYSARRSGRSARQFVDDLEGRLGLTKNGRRKKSSH, from the coding sequence ATGAACAATACTACGGATAGATTTGAAGCATTGCTGGAAAGGGTCGATCGACTCATCGATGGGATGATGCCCGCTGCCGCTGCCCCCCCTGATTGCGAACATTACCTGGCGTTTCGCTGGGAACGGACCGGCGAGCGGGGCCGGCTGGCGCCGGTGACGAGTCCCCATCTCTTTGATCTGAACGAATTGGTGGGCATCGACGATATCAAGGAAGAGGTGGTGCGCAACACCACCCAGTTCGTGGAGGGGCTGCCGGCCAATAATGTACTCCTGTGGGGGGAGCGGGGATGCGGTAAATCGTCCCTGGTCAAGGGGCTCCTGAAACCGTTCGCCTCGCGGGGATTGCGGATCGTGGAGCTGAAACGCTGGGATATCATGTCCTTGCCCCACATTACCTCCATGCTGCGGGAGGCGCCGTACCGTTTTCTCCTGTTCTGCGACGACCTTTCCTTCGATGAAGGCGAGGGGGATTTTCGTGCCCTCAAGACCCTGCTGGACGGCGACATCGAGGAACGGCCAGGCAATGTGCTGATCTACGCCACCTCGAACCGCCGCCACCTCATGCCGGAGCGGATGGAAGACAACACCGGCGCCTTGGAGATACATCCCGAGGAGGCTGTGGGTGAAAAGCTGGCGTTAGCCGATCGTTTTGGTTTGTCGTTCGGGTTTTACAGTCTTGACCAGGATGAGTATCTTGATGTGGTTCGCTATTATGCGGCTCGCCGGGGGCTTGGGGTGAAAGACGGGGAGCTGTGCGATTTGGCGGTGAAGTGGTCGTTGTATTCCGCGCGCCGCAGCGGGCGTTCGGCCCGCCAGTTTGTGGATGACCTGGAAGGGCGTCTGGGGCTGACAAAAAACGGCAGGCGGAAAAAGTCTTCCCATTGA
- a CDS encoding aminopeptidase — protein MKDNRITQFAEILVDYSTRVKKGDVVLINAAGLEALPLVKELHALCLKRGAAYVEYAFSVPEIDRNFYNLANKQQLEHFPQHKLDFFKTLTVYIGIAAGDNSMVMANARQQAMVAYQKLTRPLVDQRVKHTRWVVTRYPTHAAAQEAKMSLDEYEDYLFSACCIDWHAESKKQAKLKKLIDKTKEVRIVAPDTDLAFSIDGLPGIKCDGRLNMPDGEVFTAPVRDSVQGHITYNCPSIYQGKEFNGVRFEFKDGRIVKASANAGMSGALNKILDTDEGARYIGEFSLGINPGIRRPMRNILFDEKIFGSIHFTPGQAYDECDNGNRSAVHWDLVRILADGEIWFDGVLIQKKGVFVHKDLLELNP, from the coding sequence ATGAAAGATAATAGAATTACTCAGTTTGCAGAGATATTGGTAGACTATTCTACGCGGGTGAAAAAGGGCGACGTGGTGCTGATCAACGCCGCAGGGCTCGAGGCCCTTCCCCTGGTCAAGGAACTCCACGCCCTCTGTCTCAAGCGGGGCGCCGCGTATGTGGAATATGCCTTTTCCGTCCCCGAGATCGACCGCAATTTCTACAACCTGGCCAACAAGCAGCAGTTGGAGCATTTTCCCCAGCACAAACTGGATTTCTTCAAGACCCTGACCGTCTACATCGGCATCGCGGCCGGCGACAACTCCATGGTCATGGCCAATGCCCGCCAGCAGGCCATGGTCGCCTACCAGAAACTCACCAGACCGCTGGTGGACCAACGGGTCAAGCATACCCGCTGGGTGGTGACCCGCTACCCGACCCACGCCGCGGCCCAGGAAGCCAAGATGAGTTTGGATGAGTATGAAGATTACCTGTTTTCGGCCTGTTGCATCGATTGGCATGCCGAGTCGAAAAAACAGGCCAAACTCAAGAAGCTGATCGACAAGACCAAAGAGGTTCGCATCGTTGCGCCGGATACGGATCTGGCGTTCAGTATCGACGGCCTGCCGGGGATCAAATGCGACGGGCGCCTCAATATGCCGGACGGCGAGGTGTTCACCGCGCCGGTCCGGGATTCGGTCCAAGGGCATATCACCTACAACTGCCCCAGCATCTATCAGGGCAAGGAGTTCAACGGCGTGCGCTTCGAGTTCAAGGACGGCAGGATCGTCAAGGCCAGCGCCAATGCCGGCATGAGCGGGGCGCTCAACAAAATCCTGGATACGGACGAGGGGGCCCGCTATATCGGCGAATTTTCCCTGGGAATCAATCCCGGCATCCGTCGCCCCATGCGCAACATCCTCTTTGACGAGAAGATCTTCGGCTCGATCCATTTCACGCCGGGTCAGGCCTACGATGAGTGCGACAACGGCAACCGCTCCGCCGTGCATTGGGATCTGGTCAGAATCCTTGCCGATGGCGAAATCTGGTTCGATGGCGTCCTGATCCAGAAGAAGGGCGTGTTTGTCCATAAGGATCTGTTGGAACTGAATCCGTGA
- the dut gene encoding dUTP diphosphatase, producing MNRHKIETKIMSPLMGSRIPLPTYATGGSAAMDLRACLDAPLTVQPGETVLVPSGIAISIHDPGLVALLVPRSGLGIKHGIVLANTVGVIDSDYQGEIGIGILNRGATAYTVEPGERICQMLFVPVIQTELNIVEEFSQDSSRGAGGFGHTGRD from the coding sequence ATGAACAGACACAAAATTGAAACCAAAATCATGAGCCCGCTGATGGGCTCGCGCATCCCGCTTCCCACCTATGCCACCGGCGGTTCGGCGGCCATGGACCTGCGGGCCTGCCTGGACGCCCCCCTCACGGTGCAGCCCGGAGAGACCGTGCTGGTCCCCAGCGGCATAGCCATCAGCATCCATGACCCGGGCCTGGTGGCTCTCCTGGTGCCCCGCTCGGGACTCGGCATCAAACACGGGATTGTGCTGGCCAACACGGTCGGGGTTATCGATTCGGACTATCAAGGAGAGATCGGCATCGGCATCCTGAATCGGGGCGCGACGGCCTACACCGTGGAGCCGGGCGAACGCATCTGCCAGATGCTGTTTGTGCCGGTGATCCAGACAGAGTTGAATATTGTCGAGGAGTTCAGCCAAGACAGTTCACGTGGTGCAGGAGGTTTCGGCCATACCGGCAGGGATTGA
- a CDS encoding M16 family metallopeptidase produces MINSTLLPNGVRLISQRAEHMHTVSIGIWVANGTRHESTDNNGIAHFIEHLLFKGTKRRTARQISHEIDSMGGILNAFTGHEYVCYYAKVLASFLPRVADLLTDIFLHSNFPADEIERERKVILQEIKMRDDAPEECIHDRFHQSFWKGHPLGLSVLGSEETISRLSRNDIVTYKQNHYRPEDIIISAAGNVNHAELVTLMEAAFSGISSRGVPAAAAGAISPSGRGVNLIERDLEQSLICLGTRALPQNHPDRYALFLLNTILGGGMSSRLFEEVREKKGLAYSVYSYVIAHADSGSLVVYAGTEQKHCREVIDIALREMGRLKREAVPADELDSAREQLKGKILMSLESTDSLMTRLARNEIYLQRYQPVEEVLAGFDAVGADDIMALASELFDGSKLNLEVMGKVAGLDVTGDRLVF; encoded by the coding sequence ATGATCAATTCTACTCTTTTACCCAACGGCGTCAGGCTCATCAGTCAGCGTGCCGAACATATGCATACCGTTTCCATCGGCATCTGGGTTGCCAACGGCACGCGCCACGAATCCACGGACAATAACGGCATCGCCCACTTCATCGAGCATCTCCTCTTCAAAGGGACAAAACGGCGCACCGCACGCCAGATATCCCACGAGATCGATTCCATGGGAGGCATCCTCAATGCCTTCACCGGCCACGAATACGTCTGCTACTACGCCAAGGTGCTGGCTTCATTCCTCCCCAGGGTGGCGGATCTCCTGACCGACATCTTTCTCCATTCCAATTTTCCGGCGGATGAGATCGAGCGTGAGCGGAAGGTGATCCTCCAGGAGATCAAGATGCGGGATGACGCGCCGGAAGAGTGCATCCACGACCGTTTTCACCAGAGCTTCTGGAAAGGGCATCCCCTGGGGCTGTCGGTGCTTGGCTCGGAAGAAACGATCAGCCGGCTCTCCCGCAATGACATCGTCACGTACAAACAGAACCATTACCGCCCCGAGGATATCATCATCTCGGCCGCCGGCAACGTGAACCACGCTGAGCTGGTCACTCTCATGGAGGCGGCTTTCTCGGGGATTTCGTCGCGCGGGGTGCCGGCTGCCGCCGCCGGAGCGATCAGTCCTTCCGGCAGGGGCGTCAACCTGATCGAGCGGGACCTGGAACAGTCCCTGATTTGCCTGGGCACGCGGGCACTCCCCCAGAATCATCCCGACCGCTATGCCTTGTTTCTGCTCAACACCATTTTGGGGGGCGGCATGAGCTCGCGTCTCTTTGAAGAGGTGCGCGAGAAAAAGGGCTTGGCCTACTCGGTCTATTCCTATGTCATTGCCCACGCCGACTCGGGCTCGCTGGTGGTGTACGCCGGGACGGAACAGAAGCACTGCCGGGAGGTGATCGACATCGCCCTGCGGGAGATGGGGCGTCTGAAGCGCGAAGCGGTTCCGGCGGACGAACTCGATTCCGCCCGGGAGCAACTCAAGGGAAAGATTCTCATGTCCCTGGAGAGTACCGACAGCCTGATGACCCGCCTGGCCAGAAACGAGATCTACCTGCAGCGTTATCAGCCGGTCGAGGAGGTCCTGGCCGGTTTTGATGCCGTCGGCGCCGACGATATCATGGCGCTGGCGAGCGAGCTTTTCGACGGCAGCAAGCTGAATCTGGAAGTGATGGGCAAGGTCGCCGGACTTGACGTGACCGGGGACCGTCTGGTCTTCTGA
- the rfbC gene encoding dTDP-4-dehydrorhamnose 3,5-epimerase, whose amino-acid sequence MNIIPTTIPDVIILEPKVFGDERGFFFESFNERVWRQLTGLDATFVQHNHSRSTGGVLRGLHYQIQHPQGKLVRVIVGEVFDVAVDIRRSSPTFGAWFGAHLTAENKRQMWVPPGFAHGFCVTSEHAEFLYLTTDYWAPEHERCIAWNDPDLAIQWPLAAEPTISAKDREGKRFKEADLFP is encoded by the coding sequence ATGAACATTATTCCCACCACCATTCCCGACGTTATCATCCTCGAACCCAAGGTTTTCGGCGATGAACGCGGTTTTTTCTTCGAGAGTTTCAACGAACGGGTCTGGCGCCAATTGACCGGGCTCGACGCCACCTTCGTCCAGCACAACCACTCCCGTTCGACCGGCGGGGTCCTACGCGGGCTGCACTATCAGATTCAACACCCCCAGGGAAAACTGGTACGGGTCATCGTCGGTGAGGTTTTCGACGTGGCGGTGGACATCCGCCGCAGTTCGCCCACGTTCGGCGCCTGGTTCGGAGCGCACCTCACCGCAGAAAACAAGCGGCAGATGTGGGTCCCCCCCGGATTCGCCCACGGCTTCTGCGTCACCTCGGAACATGCCGAATTCCTGTACCTGACCACCGATTACTGGGCACCGGAGCACGAACGCTGCATCGCCTGGAATGACCCCGATCTGGCGATCCAGTGGCCGCTTGCCGCGGAACCGACCATCTCCGCCAAGGACCGCGAGGGAAAACGATTCAAGGAAGCGGACCTGTTTCCATGA